From the genome of Papaver somniferum cultivar HN1 chromosome 2, ASM357369v1, whole genome shotgun sequence, one region includes:
- the LOC113349999 gene encoding uncharacterized protein LOC113349999 isoform X1: MLDFDGCNNGVRGRGFVRSSLFPHIKGKHFVHGAEHDRCRDRISQNGAVFALWEDALLQLKMWLCTKCMHIQAWSKPCKSHDGDAISALNGREASFLIHGISKPLDKVSHCVDEDITDGGHSMQCCDVDLLNKVFQAQFHTIRHIPIKCKLSFSRTFKQTMDKVILNPLDISCWIKLLLFPICVMRNYIPKCKDEERSGMRKRLQIASISQALAKWHEADGCSSLILDLLAEHVNSTKHRIFTPKDNLVDINLKLCKRKLSQGSYTAAIRVLTSNGVSPFSDETLEDLQFKHPFAPPPTLPDASNEVVAANVSTDIVLSRIRSFPKGTSCGRDSLHAQHFFDVLSGPAAAVADDVLASITTSVNLLLAGNCSPQLGMFFASALLTPLLKPGGGIRPIVVGTIWRRLVSKVVIFTISKEMTSYLKDFQFSVGVPCGGEAILHSVNRILYEKHDLNFTFMLLVDFKNAFNLVDRSAMLCVVLLKCPSLYGWVQFFYASPAKLYYGTSTLSSAQGVQQGDPLGPLLFALNLHPIVLKISEQCKLDLQAWYLDDGTIIGDTMMVSKAFHIIKSEGVAVGLDLNIQKTELFWPSFGKRSTQVGVFPADIGRPSVGVKLLGGPVSLDAFFCSQLVLDKVHKTLINVVHRLHDPQSELLLLRNCAGYGLLQHRIVSLPIRDGGLGIYTVFDTMKYCYLASCAQTLHL, encoded by the exons ATGCT GGATTTTGATGGTTGTAATAATGGTGTGAGAGGCAGGGGTTTTGTAAGGAGTTCTTTATTCCCACACATCAAAGGTAAACATTTTGTCCATGGTGCTGAACATGATAGATGCAGGGACAGAATTTCACAGAATGGTGCGGTCTTTGCTTTATGGGAAGATGCTCTTCTGCAACTTAAAATGTGGTTGtgtaccaagtgtatgcatatccaAGCTTGGAGTAAGCCCTGCAAGTCACATGATGGTGATGCAATTTCTGCTCTTAATGGCAGGGAGGCATCTTTCCTTATCCATGGTATTTCTAAACCACTTGACAAGGTAAGTCATTGTGTTGATGAAGATATAACTGATGGTGGTCATAGTATGCAATGTTGTGATGTTGATTTATTAAATAAAGTGTTTCAAGCTCAGTTCCATACTATTAGACATATACCCATCAAATGTAAGTTAAGTTTCTCTAGGACTTTCAAACAAACTATGGACAAAGTTATACTTAATCCATTAGACATTTCTTGCTGGATTAAATTATTACTTTTTCCAATATGTGTTATGAGAAATTACATTCCTAAATGCAAGGATGAAGAGAGATCTGGTATGCGTAAGAGGTTACAAATTGCTTCTATAAGTCAGGCCTTAGCTAAATGGCATGAGGCAGATGGttgttcttccttaattctggaTCTTTTGGCTGAACATGTTAATTCTACTAAGCATAGAATTTTCACTCCTAAAGATAACCTAGTAGATATCAATCTTAAACTGTGTAAAAGGAAGTTAAGTCAGGGTTCGTATACTGCTGCTATTAGGGTGCTTACTTCCAATGGTGTATCTCCCTTCTCTGATGAGACTTTGGAGGATTTGCAGTTTAAACATCCTTTCGCACCGCCGCCTACTTTGCCTGATGCATCTAATGAGGTTGTTGCTGCAAATGTTAGTACAGATATTGTTCTAAGCAGGATTAGAAGTTTTCCTAAGGGCACTTCATGTGGCAGGGACAGTCTTCATGCTCAACATTTTTTCGATGTACTTAGTGGgcctgctgcagctgttgctgatGATGTGCTAGCTTCCATCACTACTAGTGTTAATCTCCTTTTAGCTGGTAACTGTTCGCCTCAACTTGGTATGTTTTTCGCTAGTGCCCTTCTTACACCCTTGCTTAAACCTGGAGGTGGGATTAGACCTATCGTTGTCGGTACCATATGGAGACGGTTAGTCTCTAAAGTCGTTATCTTTACTATTAGTAAGGAAATGACAAGTTATTTGAAAGATTTCCAATTCAGTGTAGGTGTACCTTGTGGAGGAGAAGCTATTTTACACTCTGTAAACCGCATCTTATATGAGAAACATGATTTGAATTTTACGTTCATGCTTTTGGTCGATTTCAAAAATGCTTTTAATCTAGTAGACAGGTCAGCTATGTTGTGTGTTGTGCTTCTTAAATGTCCTAGTCTATATGGATGGGTTCAATTTTTTTATGCTTCGCCTGCCAAGTTGTACTATGGCACTTCTACTTTGTCATCTGCACAGGGTGTACAGCAAGGAGACCCTTTGGGTCCCCTCCTTTTCGCTTTGAATTTGCATCCCATTGTTTTGAAAATCTCTGAGCAGTGCAAACTTGACTTGCAGGCTTGGTATTTAGATGATGGTACCATTATAGGAGATACAATGATGGTCTCTAAGGCTTTTCACATCATCAAAAGTGAAGGTGTTGCTGTAGGACTTGACCTAAACATTCAAAAAACTGAACTTTTTTGGCCTTCTTTTGGTAAGAGGAGTACTCAGGTCGGTGTTTTTCCAGCTGACATTGGAAGACCTTCTGTGGGGGTTAAACTTCTTGGTGGTCCTGTAAGTTTGGATGCTTTTTTTTGCAGTCAGCTTGTTCTTGACAAAGTGCACAAGACTTTAATAAATGTTGTTCATCGGCTACATGACCCGCAGAGTGAATTGTTGTTGCTTCGAAATTGTGCAG GTTATGGTTTGTTACAACATAGGATTGTCTCTTTACCAATACGAGATGGTGGCTTAGGGATCTATACTGTGTTCGATACTATGAAGTATTGTTACTTGGCATCTTGTGCACAGACCTTACATCTATAG
- the LOC113349999 gene encoding uncharacterized protein LOC113349999 isoform X3: MWLCTKCMHIQAWSKPCKSHDGDAISALNGREASFLIHGISKPLDKVSHCVDEDITDGGHSMQCCDVDLLNKVFQAQFHTIRHIPIKCKLSFSRTFKQTMDKVILNPLDISCWIKLLLFPICVMRNYIPKCKDEERSGMRKRLQIASISQALAKWHEADGCSSLILDLLAEHVNSTKHRIFTPKDNLVDINLKLCKRKLSQGSYTAAIRVLTSNGVSPFSDETLEDLQFKHPFAPPPTLPDASNEVVAANVSTDIVLSRIRSFPKGTSCGRDSLHAQHFFDVLSGPAAAVADDVLASITTSVNLLLAGNCSPQLGMFFASALLTPLLKPGGGIRPIVVGTIWRRLVSKVVIFTISKEMTSYLKDFQFSVGVPCGGEAILHSVNRILYEKHDLNFTFMLLVDFKNAFNLVDRSAMLCVVLLKCPSLYGWVQFFYASPAKLYYGTSTLSSAQGVQQGDPLGPLLFALNLHPIVLKISEQCKLDLQAWYLDDGTIIGDTMMVSKAFHIIKSEGVAVGLDLNIQKTELFWPSFGKRSTQVGVFPADIGRPSVGVKLLGGPVSLDAFFCSQLVLDKVHKTLINVVHRLHDPQSELLLLRNCAGYGLLQHRIVSLPIRDGGLGIYTVFDTMKYCYLASCAQTLHL; this comes from the exons ATGTGGTTGtgtaccaagtgtatgcatatccaAGCTTGGAGTAAGCCCTGCAAGTCACATGATGGTGATGCAATTTCTGCTCTTAATGGCAGGGAGGCATCTTTCCTTATCCATGGTATTTCTAAACCACTTGACAAGGTAAGTCATTGTGTTGATGAAGATATAACTGATGGTGGTCATAGTATGCAATGTTGTGATGTTGATTTATTAAATAAAGTGTTTCAAGCTCAGTTCCATACTATTAGACATATACCCATCAAATGTAAGTTAAGTTTCTCTAGGACTTTCAAACAAACTATGGACAAAGTTATACTTAATCCATTAGACATTTCTTGCTGGATTAAATTATTACTTTTTCCAATATGTGTTATGAGAAATTACATTCCTAAATGCAAGGATGAAGAGAGATCTGGTATGCGTAAGAGGTTACAAATTGCTTCTATAAGTCAGGCCTTAGCTAAATGGCATGAGGCAGATGGttgttcttccttaattctggaTCTTTTGGCTGAACATGTTAATTCTACTAAGCATAGAATTTTCACTCCTAAAGATAACCTAGTAGATATCAATCTTAAACTGTGTAAAAGGAAGTTAAGTCAGGGTTCGTATACTGCTGCTATTAGGGTGCTTACTTCCAATGGTGTATCTCCCTTCTCTGATGAGACTTTGGAGGATTTGCAGTTTAAACATCCTTTCGCACCGCCGCCTACTTTGCCTGATGCATCTAATGAGGTTGTTGCTGCAAATGTTAGTACAGATATTGTTCTAAGCAGGATTAGAAGTTTTCCTAAGGGCACTTCATGTGGCAGGGACAGTCTTCATGCTCAACATTTTTTCGATGTACTTAGTGGgcctgctgcagctgttgctgatGATGTGCTAGCTTCCATCACTACTAGTGTTAATCTCCTTTTAGCTGGTAACTGTTCGCCTCAACTTGGTATGTTTTTCGCTAGTGCCCTTCTTACACCCTTGCTTAAACCTGGAGGTGGGATTAGACCTATCGTTGTCGGTACCATATGGAGACGGTTAGTCTCTAAAGTCGTTATCTTTACTATTAGTAAGGAAATGACAAGTTATTTGAAAGATTTCCAATTCAGTGTAGGTGTACCTTGTGGAGGAGAAGCTATTTTACACTCTGTAAACCGCATCTTATATGAGAAACATGATTTGAATTTTACGTTCATGCTTTTGGTCGATTTCAAAAATGCTTTTAATCTAGTAGACAGGTCAGCTATGTTGTGTGTTGTGCTTCTTAAATGTCCTAGTCTATATGGATGGGTTCAATTTTTTTATGCTTCGCCTGCCAAGTTGTACTATGGCACTTCTACTTTGTCATCTGCACAGGGTGTACAGCAAGGAGACCCTTTGGGTCCCCTCCTTTTCGCTTTGAATTTGCATCCCATTGTTTTGAAAATCTCTGAGCAGTGCAAACTTGACTTGCAGGCTTGGTATTTAGATGATGGTACCATTATAGGAGATACAATGATGGTCTCTAAGGCTTTTCACATCATCAAAAGTGAAGGTGTTGCTGTAGGACTTGACCTAAACATTCAAAAAACTGAACTTTTTTGGCCTTCTTTTGGTAAGAGGAGTACTCAGGTCGGTGTTTTTCCAGCTGACATTGGAAGACCTTCTGTGGGGGTTAAACTTCTTGGTGGTCCTGTAAGTTTGGATGCTTTTTTTTGCAGTCAGCTTGTTCTTGACAAAGTGCACAAGACTTTAATAAATGTTGTTCATCGGCTACATGACCCGCAGAGTGAATTGTTGTTGCTTCGAAATTGTGCAG GTTATGGTTTGTTACAACATAGGATTGTCTCTTTACCAATACGAGATGGTGGCTTAGGGATCTATACTGTGTTCGATACTATGAAGTATTGTTACTTGGCATCTTGTGCACAGACCTTACATCTATAG
- the LOC113349999 gene encoding uncharacterized protein LOC113349999 isoform X2 — protein sequence MLDFDGCNNGVRGRGFVRSSLFPHIKGKHFVHGAEHDRCRDRISQNGAVFALWEDALLQLKMWLCTKCMHIQAWSKPCKSHDGDAISALNGREASFLIHGISKPLDKVSHCVDEDITDGGHSMQCCDVDLLNKVFQAQFHTIRHIPIKCKLSFSRTFKQTMDKVILNPLDISCWIKLLLFPICVMRNYIPKCKDEERSGMRKRLQIASISQALAKWHEADGCSSLILDLLAEHVNSTKHRIFTPKDNLVDINLKLCKRKLSQGSYTAAIRVLTSNGVSPFSDETLEDLQFKHPFAPPPTLPDASNEVVAANVSTDIVLSRIRSFPKGTSCGRDSLHAQHFFDVLSGPAAAVADDVLASITTSVNLLLAGNCSPQLGMFFASALLTPLLKPGGGIRPIVVGTIWRRLVSKVVIFTISKEMTSYLKDFQFSVGVPCGGEAILHSVNRILYEKHDLNFTFMLLVDFKNAFNLVDRSAMLCVVLLKCPSLYGWVQFFYASPAKLYYGTSTLSSAQGVQQGDPLGPLLFALNLHPIVLKISEQCKLDLQAWYLDDGTIIGDTMMVSKAFHIIKSEGVAVGLDLNIQKTELFWPSFGKRSTQVGVFPADIGRPSVGVKLLGGPVCLNFTLVCVLLPLVMCKMLRLFLIR from the exons ATGCT GGATTTTGATGGTTGTAATAATGGTGTGAGAGGCAGGGGTTTTGTAAGGAGTTCTTTATTCCCACACATCAAAGGTAAACATTTTGTCCATGGTGCTGAACATGATAGATGCAGGGACAGAATTTCACAGAATGGTGCGGTCTTTGCTTTATGGGAAGATGCTCTTCTGCAACTTAAAATGTGGTTGtgtaccaagtgtatgcatatccaAGCTTGGAGTAAGCCCTGCAAGTCACATGATGGTGATGCAATTTCTGCTCTTAATGGCAGGGAGGCATCTTTCCTTATCCATGGTATTTCTAAACCACTTGACAAGGTAAGTCATTGTGTTGATGAAGATATAACTGATGGTGGTCATAGTATGCAATGTTGTGATGTTGATTTATTAAATAAAGTGTTTCAAGCTCAGTTCCATACTATTAGACATATACCCATCAAATGTAAGTTAAGTTTCTCTAGGACTTTCAAACAAACTATGGACAAAGTTATACTTAATCCATTAGACATTTCTTGCTGGATTAAATTATTACTTTTTCCAATATGTGTTATGAGAAATTACATTCCTAAATGCAAGGATGAAGAGAGATCTGGTATGCGTAAGAGGTTACAAATTGCTTCTATAAGTCAGGCCTTAGCTAAATGGCATGAGGCAGATGGttgttcttccttaattctggaTCTTTTGGCTGAACATGTTAATTCTACTAAGCATAGAATTTTCACTCCTAAAGATAACCTAGTAGATATCAATCTTAAACTGTGTAAAAGGAAGTTAAGTCAGGGTTCGTATACTGCTGCTATTAGGGTGCTTACTTCCAATGGTGTATCTCCCTTCTCTGATGAGACTTTGGAGGATTTGCAGTTTAAACATCCTTTCGCACCGCCGCCTACTTTGCCTGATGCATCTAATGAGGTTGTTGCTGCAAATGTTAGTACAGATATTGTTCTAAGCAGGATTAGAAGTTTTCCTAAGGGCACTTCATGTGGCAGGGACAGTCTTCATGCTCAACATTTTTTCGATGTACTTAGTGGgcctgctgcagctgttgctgatGATGTGCTAGCTTCCATCACTACTAGTGTTAATCTCCTTTTAGCTGGTAACTGTTCGCCTCAACTTGGTATGTTTTTCGCTAGTGCCCTTCTTACACCCTTGCTTAAACCTGGAGGTGGGATTAGACCTATCGTTGTCGGTACCATATGGAGACGGTTAGTCTCTAAAGTCGTTATCTTTACTATTAGTAAGGAAATGACAAGTTATTTGAAAGATTTCCAATTCAGTGTAGGTGTACCTTGTGGAGGAGAAGCTATTTTACACTCTGTAAACCGCATCTTATATGAGAAACATGATTTGAATTTTACGTTCATGCTTTTGGTCGATTTCAAAAATGCTTTTAATCTAGTAGACAGGTCAGCTATGTTGTGTGTTGTGCTTCTTAAATGTCCTAGTCTATATGGATGGGTTCAATTTTTTTATGCTTCGCCTGCCAAGTTGTACTATGGCACTTCTACTTTGTCATCTGCACAGGGTGTACAGCAAGGAGACCCTTTGGGTCCCCTCCTTTTCGCTTTGAATTTGCATCCCATTGTTTTGAAAATCTCTGAGCAGTGCAAACTTGACTTGCAGGCTTGGTATTTAGATGATGGTACCATTATAGGAGATACAATGATGGTCTCTAAGGCTTTTCACATCATCAAAAGTGAAGGTGTTGCTGTAGGACTTGACCTAAACATTCAAAAAACTGAACTTTTTTGGCCTTCTTTTGGTAAGAGGAGTACTCAGGTCGGTGTTTTTCCAGCTGACATTGGAAGACCTTCTGTGGGGGTTAAACTTCTTGGTGGTCCT GTGTGTCTAAACTTTACTTTAGTTTGCGTACTACTGCCCCTTGTTATGTGCAAGATGCTCAGGTTGTTTTTGATACGGTAA